Proteins found in one Apostichopus japonicus isolate 1M-3 chromosome 16, ASM3797524v1, whole genome shotgun sequence genomic segment:
- the LOC139983032 gene encoding uncharacterized protein — MAYSYQSMLVRLYLAAMHYNENAGRSQRKKKDGTLRWSISFPRGKDGDYVLHKLLEEPTFEYVHELMEEAVQLVQRGGKTLRQTIPILSNVPPPLAASLENTPSCKLLLEGKLPDLPI; from the exons ATGGCATATAGCTACCAAAGCATGCTTGTCCG ATTGTATCTTGCTGCTATGCACTATAATGAAAATGCTGGACGATCccagagaaagaagaaagatgGGACCCTACGGTGGTCGATCAGCTTCCCAAGGGGGAAGGACGGAGACTATGTGCTGCACAAGCTCTTGGAGGAGCCTACTTTTG aatatgTCCATGAGCTAATGGAAGAGGCAGTTCAGTTGGTGCAGAGAGGTGGAAAAACTCTAAGGCAGACTATACCAATCCTGAGCAATGTTCCACCTCCACTTGCTGCTTCCTTAGAAAACACCCCGAGTTGCAAGTTGCTGTTGGAAGGGAAACTTCCAGATTTGCCCATATAA
- the LOC139983030 gene encoding uncharacterized protein isoform X1, whose translation MTGRPTEVTFKAVRKRQCSKAVTVCSKNWGITKGMQTPKWHSVETKEVATQWEDLHEEPRVRYDPPSPDVIDSSSSTDFCKKLNSKIIVDPEYTPDSDSLPLKDPHLQYLESNVESIDEPTPPDIEAKYMVFESCLLDLFRVCPVCHGKSPQISHIKGTMVVIKQLYQEPAPCGLVRKWFSQPFIGNLPAGNILLSSAILFNGASPKKVLKVLSAMNMESIAYSSFMEHQRLYFQPTVVNIWSKMQQSLIDQLKDTNQQLVIGGDARNDSPGHTAKYGSYSFLEQNINKVIHVELVQVRDSK comes from the exons ATGACGGGAAGACCCACAGAAGTCACATTCAAGGCGGTGCGAAAGCGTCAGTGCTCGAAAGCAGTTACAGTATGCAGTAAAAATTGGGGTATTACCAAAG GAATGCAGACACCTAAATGGCACTCTGTGGAGACAAAGGAAGTGGCAACACAGTGGGAAGATCTTCATGAAGAGCCTCGAGTAAGATATGACCCTCCTTCTCCTGATGTCATTGATAGCTCTTCCAGTACAGATTTTTGCAAAAAGCTAAACAGCAAAATAATAGTGGATCCGGAATACACACCGGACAGTGATTCATTGCCCCTCAAAGACCCACATCTACAGTACTTGGAATCTAATGT AGAGAGCATCGATGAGCCAACACCTCCTGACATTGAGGCAAAATACATGGTATTTGAAAGCTGCCTTTTGGATTTGTTTAGGGTATGTCCTGTTTGCCATGGAAAATCTCCACAGATCAGTCACATAAAGGGAACCATGGTGGTCATCAAGCAGCTTTACCAGGAGCCAGCACCCTGTGGCCTGGTAAGGAAGTGGTTTAGCCAACCATTCATTGGTAACCTTCCTGCCGGCAATATCCTCCTTTCCAGTGCAATTCTCTTCAATGGGGCATCTCCAAAGAAGGTTCTGAAGGTCCTTTCAGCCATGAATATGGAAAGTATTGCATATTCATCTTTCATGGAACACCAAAGGCTGTATTTCCAACCAACTGTCGTAAACATTTGGAGTAAAATGCAGCAATCACTGATAGACCAGCTCAAAGATACCAACCAGCAGTTGGTCATTGGAGGCGATGCCAGGAACGATAGTCCGGGGCACACAGCCAAGTATGGCTCCTACTCATTCCTCGAGCAGAACATTAATAAAGTCATTCATGTTGAGTTGGTTCAGGTAAGAGATTCAAAATGA
- the LOC139983030 gene encoding uncharacterized protein isoform X2, with product MTGRPTEVTFKAVRKRQCSKAVTVCSKNWGITKGMQTPKWHSVETKEVATQWEDLHEEPRVRYDPPSPDVIDSSSSTDFCKKLNSKIIVDPEYTPDSDSLPLKDPHLQYLESNVESIDEPTPPDIEAKYMVFESCLLDLFRVCPVCHGKSPQISHIKGTMVVIKQLYQEPAPCGLVRKWFSQPFIGNLPAGNILLSSAILFNGASPKKVLKVLSAMNMESIAYSSFMEHQRLYFQPTVVNIWSKMQQSLIDQLKDTNQQLVIGGDARNDSPGHTAKYGSYSFLEQNINKVIHVELVQKN from the exons ATGACGGGAAGACCCACAGAAGTCACATTCAAGGCGGTGCGAAAGCGTCAGTGCTCGAAAGCAGTTACAGTATGCAGTAAAAATTGGGGTATTACCAAAG GAATGCAGACACCTAAATGGCACTCTGTGGAGACAAAGGAAGTGGCAACACAGTGGGAAGATCTTCATGAAGAGCCTCGAGTAAGATATGACCCTCCTTCTCCTGATGTCATTGATAGCTCTTCCAGTACAGATTTTTGCAAAAAGCTAAACAGCAAAATAATAGTGGATCCGGAATACACACCGGACAGTGATTCATTGCCCCTCAAAGACCCACATCTACAGTACTTGGAATCTAATGT AGAGAGCATCGATGAGCCAACACCTCCTGACATTGAGGCAAAATACATGGTATTTGAAAGCTGCCTTTTGGATTTGTTTAGGGTATGTCCTGTTTGCCATGGAAAATCTCCACAGATCAGTCACATAAAGGGAACCATGGTGGTCATCAAGCAGCTTTACCAGGAGCCAGCACCCTGTGGCCTGGTAAGGAAGTGGTTTAGCCAACCATTCATTGGTAACCTTCCTGCCGGCAATATCCTCCTTTCCAGTGCAATTCTCTTCAATGGGGCATCTCCAAAGAAGGTTCTGAAGGTCCTTTCAGCCATGAATATGGAAAGTATTGCATATTCATCTTTCATGGAACACCAAAGGCTGTATTTCCAACCAACTGTCGTAAACATTTGGAGTAAAATGCAGCAATCACTGATAGACCAGCTCAAAGATACCAACCAGCAGTTGGTCATTGGAGGCGATGCCAGGAACGATAGTCCGGGGCACACAGCCAAGTATGGCTCCTACTCATTCCTCGAGCAGAACATTAATAAAGTCATTCATGTTGAGTTGGTTCAG AAAAATTAA
- the LOC139983031 gene encoding uncharacterized protein, with the protein MAFATATLGENFDNDFEVDEEIAIGEIGGECVESPYEDDTDSSSTSSEEEQLPDTDEEEFARDLVGAAPYRFEPLLPEGEQQPRQPMERNENMERLQRLDWCRCGACALMPTVTESVCCQEIPCMQDTMLQAGTPETCITQHEAFESVALCIVVLDVAYIGYSRREQRQVPHRDHERYRYTAYR; encoded by the exons ATGGCATTCGCTACCGCCACGTTAGGGGAAAATTTTGATAATGATTTTGAAGTGGACGAAGAAATAGCTATTGGCGAGATCGGTGGTGAGTGCGTGGAGTCCCCTTACGAGGATGATACTGATTCATCAAGCACTTCATCAGAAGAAGAGCAATTGCCTGACACGGACGAAGAAGAATTCGCCCGTGATTTGGTTGGCGCTGCCCCATACAGATTCGAACCGTTACTCCCCGAAGGGGAACAGCAACCACGGCAGCcaatggaaagaaatgaaaacatggAAAGGCTTCAAAGACTCGACTG GTGTCGCTGTGGGGCCTGTGCATTAATGCCAACAGTCACTGAGAGCGTTTGTTGTCAGGAAATACCATGTATGCAGGATACAATGCTGCAGGCAGGTACACCTGAGACTTGCATCACTCAACACGAAGCTTTTGAGTCAGTAGCTTTGTGCATTGTGGTTCTGGATGTAGCATACATTGGCTACAGCAGAAGGGAACAGAGACAGGTACCCCATAGAGATCACGA GCGCTACAGATACACAGCTTACCGATAG